CCACTTGTAAAAGAtcataaaaatttttcaacgGCATAGCATAACCATAACGATAGAAATTAGGACATAAAGCAATAGGTGAAATTGTGGGTGCAAGATTGAAAACCACCGTGaataacaaaacaaatcCAATCATGGGTGGTTTCAAAGCGAAAACAatcaatacaaaaaattcaataacacTCCCAATAGCTGACATTAACAAGTATGAAAAAACCCAAATTACTAAAAACCCCGAATGACCAAAAGTTTCATTGAATGGCAACCCAAATGCCGTGttcaaaacaacaaatgctaacgaaataataaaataggCAACCTGATTAGATATCATTCTAAATATCACATATTTAATGCCCTTGACTTTAGATGCAATATACATTTGTATTTGAATAGAAAATACAAATGCGAAAAAGGTGAGCACAATAAGATAGACACCAGCCAATTGCATAGTAGCAGAAAATACTGGATTAGGAACTGGATGTAAATCCTGGATGGCAAATGTAGGAATGGtagaaatcaattgagGCGCATTATTGATGACGTTATTTGCTTGAGTTGAATTCAACGTTTTCAACATATTGGCAACTAATCCACTTTGAGGAGCAAACTTATAATATCCACGTAAGATTTGTCCAACAATGGTGACAATATAATTGTTGACAGCATTATAATCTCTTCCTGTTTCGTATACAACTTCCATCAACGAATTTGTAGGATTAAAAGTTCTTGAACCACTGGCTAATGCTTGATACCAATTTAATGTGGCATTTTCATAGACATAAAAAGCCGCCCAATATTTTTGGTGATGAATTTGTCGATACACTTCTTCAGTCAATGTGTTGTTATGAGATGTAGCTAAATTGGACAATCTATCATAATCCCATATATCAAAATTCCCTAATGCTTGAAGTGCTGGAACTTTGGTGAAATAACCTTCGATCGTTTGTCCCACAATGTTAGGCAATTGAGTGGAATTTCTATCACCAATCATGATTgccattttcaaatttttaaatcgAGAATTTCTATTATAATAAGATCCGGTATAAATACATAACACAGCAGCAAACCCAAGCACTAAATATACATAATTCTCCAAAACTTGCAACCCAATCTTAATTCTTTCTGATTTGAACTCTTTATCCCAGAAACTATATTTCTTATTGGTGAAAACACTTGCAATTGAACTTTTCCTTCTTTGAACAGCTTGTTGTTGGGTAGGAGTTGGAGTGGTACTATCACCAGTCAAGTCTACTTTTGATTCGTGGGTCCCATTAGAACTTTCTTGTTGTCCTGTATAAAGCTGCGGGgtttgttcttcttcatcactAGTTTTTGAGGTCATGGCATGGCTTAATTGTTTGGCTCCAAACATTTCTTCAacataatttgaatttccTATGTCTAATATATCGTCTTCTATTCCTTCTACCAAACTTTCTTCTGTTCTATTacttgaattgaaaaaacttGATGCTGA
This sequence is a window from Candida dubliniensis CD36 chromosome 7, complete sequence. Protein-coding genes within it:
- a CDS encoding membrane transporter, putative (Similar to S. cerevisiae SNG1); the encoded protein is MIRRLSNSASSFFNSSNRTEESLVEGIEDDILDIGNSNYVEEMFGAKQLSHAMTSKTSDEEEQTPQLYTGQQESSNGTHESKVDLTGDSTTPTPTQQQAVQRRKSSIASVFTNKKYSFWDKEFKSERIKIGLQVLENYVYLVLGFAAVLCIYTGSYYNRNSRFKNLKMAIMIGDRNSTQLPNIVGQTIEGYFTKVPALQALGNFDIWDYDRLSNLATSHNNTLTEEVYRQIHHQKYWAAFYVYENATLNWYQALASGSRTFNPTNSLMEVVYETGRDYNAVNNYIVTIVGQILRGYYKFAPQSGLVANMLKTLNSTQANNVINNAPQLISTIPTFAIQDLHPVPNPVFSATMQLAGVYLIVLTFFAFVFSIQIQMYIASKVKGIKYVIFRMISNQVAYFIISLAFVVLNTAFGLPFNETFGHSGFLVIWVFSYLLMSAIGSVIEFFVLIVFALKPPMIGFVLLFTVVFNLAPTISPIALCPNFYRYGYAMPLKNFYDLLQVAYFNAWKGHMGRNIGVLFAWMVVSNAALPFVMKWLADKKAKEAEQQAKLEESQDNKANLVTEKK